From the genome of Mycobacterium sp. 050128, one region includes:
- a CDS encoding MFS transporter, which produces MRLQTPESVSRNPELRRLVVGRFLATVAEWMWYTVTTVYAFTLSGVGAVGAISVAAVLPAALLSPTLGYVIDKYPHERILTGVFAMRLVSIAVTAVSAQFFPAVSILVAVIAVEGTTTMFVRPTTAALLPSITQRPQDLIRAHAALGTTDKMGILIGPVAGGLMLASTSPAAALSVSAVFALGAVGAVMTVRVDAAERLHGATGAGARHALGETAKGVRTVAGPHVRSIVVVTALAFLMLAASEVFVVPLAIDLLHWGQAGPGVLTALIAGGGLLGGLALGAIGKRRLGPWFVVAGAVMAIALTLMAAAPHDAVVLASTIAFGAGSALVMMAGQVQIQSLIPLSAGGRVLGAVEGLSQFAMAAGAWATTRVTQGWSLRTSLLALAVLTVLAMLAVTRSLLRTDARVAATRERVSALDEIALFAPLTNVLRERIATQIYREEVGAGDVVTYQGEYGDSFYIVESGTLDVCVDGRHVRSLGAGDFFGELALLRDTTRSATVRATSDCRLWVLPRRAFLTVLTGFDPTGQTIDAASAERQATMPATANGRDAALASAPLLAALPADTVRDLAAAATTEGYDTATVVFGENDPARDAYFIVDGRVDFDQAGERIRALGPGRIFGEVAVLRPGATRAATATAAPGTVLWRLPGEQLRAAVTQS; this is translated from the coding sequence GTGCGCCTGCAGACCCCGGAGTCCGTGTCGCGGAACCCCGAGCTGCGGCGGCTCGTGGTAGGGCGATTTCTGGCGACGGTCGCCGAGTGGATGTGGTACACCGTCACGACGGTGTACGCGTTCACCCTCTCTGGGGTTGGCGCGGTCGGGGCCATCAGCGTCGCCGCGGTTCTGCCCGCCGCGCTGCTGTCGCCCACGCTGGGCTACGTCATCGACAAGTACCCGCATGAACGCATCCTCACCGGTGTGTTTGCGATGCGTTTGGTTTCGATTGCGGTCACGGCGGTCTCGGCGCAATTCTTCCCGGCGGTGTCCATCCTGGTCGCGGTGATCGCGGTCGAGGGCACCACCACAATGTTCGTGCGGCCGACGACCGCGGCGCTGCTACCCTCCATCACCCAGCGACCCCAGGACCTGATCCGGGCGCACGCGGCGCTGGGCACCACGGACAAGATGGGGATCCTGATCGGTCCGGTCGCGGGCGGCCTGATGCTGGCTTCCACGTCACCCGCCGCCGCGCTCAGCGTCTCCGCCGTCTTCGCCCTGGGTGCCGTGGGCGCGGTGATGACCGTGCGGGTGGACGCCGCGGAGCGCCTGCACGGCGCCACCGGTGCCGGTGCCCGGCATGCGCTGGGCGAAACCGCCAAAGGGGTCCGCACCGTCGCCGGGCCGCACGTGCGTTCGATCGTTGTCGTGACCGCGCTGGCGTTCCTGATGCTGGCGGCAAGCGAAGTCTTCGTCGTGCCGTTGGCGATCGACCTATTGCACTGGGGACAGGCCGGACCCGGCGTCCTCACCGCCCTGATTGCCGGGGGCGGATTGCTCGGCGGGTTGGCGCTCGGTGCGATCGGCAAGCGCCGGCTGGGGCCGTGGTTCGTCGTCGCCGGGGCCGTCATGGCGATAGCGCTGACGCTGATGGCGGCCGCGCCGCACGATGCCGTAGTGCTTGCCTCCACCATCGCGTTCGGCGCCGGGAGTGCCCTGGTGATGATGGCCGGCCAAGTGCAGATCCAAAGTCTCATCCCGTTGTCCGCGGGTGGGCGGGTGCTCGGGGCGGTCGAAGGCCTGAGCCAGTTCGCGATGGCCGCGGGCGCGTGGGCCACGACGCGCGTGACCCAGGGCTGGTCGCTGCGCACCAGCCTGCTCGCCCTGGCCGTGCTCACGGTGTTGGCCATGCTGGCCGTTACGCGCTCCTTGCTGCGCACCGACGCCCGGGTCGCGGCCACGCGTGAGCGGGTGAGTGCCCTCGACGAGATCGCACTGTTTGCCCCGCTGACCAACGTGCTGCGGGAACGGATCGCTACCCAGATCTACCGTGAAGAGGTCGGCGCCGGCGACGTCGTTACCTACCAAGGCGAATACGGCGACTCCTTCTACATCGTCGAGTCCGGCACCCTCGACGTCTGCGTCGACGGGCGCCACGTGCGCTCCCTGGGCGCGGGCGACTTCTTCGGCGAACTCGCGCTGCTGCGCGACACCACCCGCAGCGCTACCGTGCGCGCGACGTCGGACTGCCGACTCTGGGTGCTACCGCGACGGGCATTCCTGACGGTGCTGACCGGCTTTGACCCGACGGGCCAAACCATCGACGCGGCATCCGCCGAGCGACAAGCGACCATGCCCGCGACCGCCAACGGTCGCGACGCGGCGCTGGCGAGTGCGCCCCTGCTGGCCGCACTGCCCGCAGACACCGTCCGCGACCTGGCGGCCGCCGCGACCACCGAGGGATATGACACCGCCACCGTCGTCTTCGGCGAGAACGACCCCGCCCGCGACGCGTACTTCATCGTCGATGGACGCGTCGACTTCGACCAGGCCGGCGAACGCATTCGCGCGCTGGGCCCGGGCAGGATCTTCGGGGAAGTCGCCGTGTTACGGCCGGGCGCGACCCGCGCCGCCACCGCCACCGCGGCCCCGGGCACCGTGCTGTGGCGATTGCCGGGCGAGCAGCTGCGCGCGGCGGTCACCCAAAGCTGA
- a CDS encoding argininosuccinate synthase encodes MSERVILAYSGGLDTSVAISWIGKETGREVVAVAIDLGQGGEDMELVRQRALDCGAVEAVVVDARDEFAEGYCLPTVLNNALYMDRYPLVSAISRPLIVKHLVAAARKYGGGIVAHGCTGKGNDQVRFEVGFGSLAPDLEVLAPVRDYAWTREKAIAFAEENAIPINVTKRSPFSIDQNVWGRAVETGFLEHLWNAPTKDVYDYTEDPTLNWSTPDEVIVGFERGVPVSIDGKPVSVLEAIVELNRRAGAQGVGRLDVVEDRLVGIKSREIYEAPGAMVLITAHAELEHVTLERELGRFKRTTDQRWAELVYDGLWFSPLKVALESFVAKTQEHVSGEIRMVLHGGHIAVNGRRSSESLYDFNLATYDEGDSFDQSAAKGFVYVHGLSSKLSARRDLAGEA; translated from the coding sequence ATGTCAGAGCGCGTCATCCTGGCGTATTCCGGCGGTCTGGACACCTCGGTGGCGATCAGCTGGATAGGCAAGGAGACCGGCCGTGAGGTCGTAGCGGTCGCGATCGACCTCGGCCAGGGCGGCGAGGACATGGAACTGGTGCGCCAGCGCGCGCTGGACTGCGGTGCGGTCGAAGCGGTCGTCGTCGATGCCCGCGACGAGTTCGCCGAGGGCTACTGCCTGCCGACGGTGCTGAACAACGCGCTGTACATGGACCGCTACCCGCTGGTGTCCGCGATCAGCCGGCCGCTGATCGTCAAGCATCTGGTCGCGGCGGCCCGCAAGTACGGCGGTGGCATCGTCGCGCACGGCTGCACCGGCAAGGGCAACGACCAGGTCCGGTTCGAAGTTGGATTCGGTTCGCTGGCACCGGATTTGGAGGTGCTCGCGCCGGTCCGCGACTATGCGTGGACGCGGGAGAAGGCGATCGCGTTCGCCGAGGAGAACGCGATCCCGATCAACGTCACCAAGCGCTCGCCATTCTCCATCGACCAGAACGTGTGGGGCCGTGCGGTGGAAACCGGCTTCCTGGAACACCTTTGGAATGCACCCACCAAGGACGTGTACGACTACACCGAGGACCCGACCCTCAACTGGAGCACGCCCGACGAGGTGATCGTCGGCTTCGAACGGGGTGTCCCGGTGTCGATCGACGGCAAGCCGGTGTCGGTGCTGGAGGCCATCGTGGAGCTCAACCGGCGCGCCGGCGCCCAGGGGGTCGGGCGCCTGGACGTCGTCGAGGACCGCCTGGTGGGCATCAAGAGCCGCGAGATCTACGAGGCGCCCGGCGCGATGGTGTTGATCACCGCGCACGCCGAACTCGAACATGTCACCCTCGAGCGCGAATTGGGCCGCTTCAAGCGGACCACCGACCAGCGCTGGGCCGAGCTGGTCTACGACGGGCTGTGGTTCTCGCCGCTGAAGGTCGCCCTGGAGAGTTTCGTCGCCAAGACCCAGGAGCATGTGTCGGGCGAGATACGAATGGTGTTGCACGGCGGGCACATTGCGGTCAACGGCCGGCGCAGCTCGGAATCGCTCTACGACTTCAATCTGGCCACCTACGACGAGGGCGACAGCTTCGACCAGTCGGCGGCCAAGGGCTTCGTCTATGTGCACGGACTGTCGTCCAAGCTGTCGGCGCGCCGGGACCTGGCCGGCGAGGCGTGA
- a CDS encoding arginine repressor, whose protein sequence is MTRSKATADITRAGRQARIVAILSSAPVRSQSELAGLLADEGIDVTQATLSRDLEELGAVKLRGADGGVGVYVVPEDGSPVRGVSGGTARLSRLLSELLVSTDASANLAVLRTPPGAADYLASAIDRAALPYVVGTIAGDDTLFVAAREPMSGAELARTLENLK, encoded by the coding sequence ATGACGCGCAGCAAGGCCACTGCCGACATCACCCGGGCCGGGCGTCAGGCCCGGATCGTGGCGATCCTCTCGTCGGCGCCGGTGCGCAGCCAAAGCGAACTCGCCGGGCTGCTGGCCGACGAGGGTATCGACGTCACCCAGGCCACGCTGTCGCGCGATCTCGAAGAGCTCGGCGCGGTGAAGCTGCGCGGCGCCGACGGCGGCGTCGGGGTCTACGTCGTGCCGGAGGACGGCAGCCCGGTGCGCGGCGTCTCCGGCGGGACCGCGCGCTTGTCGCGACTGCTGAGCGAGCTGCTGGTGTCCACCGATGCCAGCGCGAATCTCGCGGTGCTGCGCACTCCGCCCGGCGCAGCTGACTATTTGGCCAGCGCAATCGATCGTGCGGCGTTACCGTACGTCGTCGGCACCATCGCCGGAGACGACACTCTGTTCGTGGCCGCTCGGGAGCCGATGAGCGGCGCCGAGCTGGCCCGAACTTTAGAAAACTTGAAATAG
- the argC gene encoding N-acetyl-gamma-glutamyl-phosphate reductase, with protein sequence MADVIRVAVAGASGYAGGEILRLLLGHPAYADGRLTIGSVTAAASAGSSLGEHHPHLTPLAQRVVEPTELDVLRGHDVVFLGLPHGHSAALAEQLGPEALVIDCGADFRLTDPAAWERFYGSPHAGSWPYGLPELPGARERLRGTRRIAVPGCYPTAALLALLPAVAEDLVEPAVTVVAVSGTSGAGRAAKPDLLGSEVIGSARAYNIAGAHRHTPEIAQGLRAVTDRDVTVSFTPVLIPTSRGILATCTARTKAPLSQVRAAYEKAYDAEPFIYLMPEGQLPRTGSVIGSNAAHIAVAVDEDAETLVAIAAIDNLVKGTGGAAVQSMNLALGWPETEGLSVVGVAP encoded by the coding sequence ATGGCCGACGTGATACGGGTGGCGGTTGCCGGTGCCAGCGGTTATGCCGGCGGGGAGATTCTGCGCCTGCTGCTCGGGCACCCGGCCTACGCCGACGGCCGGCTGACGATCGGCTCGGTGACCGCCGCGGCGAGCGCCGGCAGCTCGCTCGGCGAGCACCACCCGCATCTGACACCGCTGGCCCAGCGCGTGGTCGAGCCCACCGAGCTCGACGTGCTGCGTGGACATGACGTGGTCTTCCTGGGCTTGCCGCATGGACATTCGGCGGCGCTGGCCGAACAGCTCGGCCCCGAGGCCCTGGTCATCGACTGCGGCGCGGACTTCCGGCTCACCGATCCCGCCGCGTGGGAACGGTTTTACGGATCCCCGCATGCCGGCAGTTGGCCCTACGGCCTGCCGGAGTTGCCCGGCGCCCGGGAGCGGCTGCGCGGCACGCGCCGCATCGCGGTGCCGGGTTGCTATCCGACCGCGGCGCTGCTGGCATTGCTGCCCGCGGTGGCCGAGGATTTGGTCGAACCGGCCGTCACCGTGGTCGCCGTCAGCGGCACCTCTGGAGCCGGCCGCGCTGCCAAACCCGATCTGCTCGGCTCCGAGGTCATCGGATCGGCTCGGGCCTACAACATCGCCGGCGCCCACCGGCACACGCCCGAGATCGCCCAGGGGCTGCGGGCCGTCACCGATCGCGACGTCACGGTGTCGTTCACCCCGGTGCTGATCCCGACCTCCCGCGGCATCCTGGCCACCTGCACCGCGCGCACCAAGGCGCCGCTGTCGCAAGTGCGGGCGGCATACGAAAAGGCTTACGACGCCGAGCCTTTCATCTACCTGATGCCCGAGGGGCAGCTGCCCCGCACCGGCTCGGTGATCGGCAGCAACGCCGCGCACATCGCCGTCGCGGTCGACGAGGACGCCGAGACGCTCGTCGCGATCGCCGCGATCGACAATCTGGTCAAGGGGACCGGCGGTGCCGCCGTGCAGTCGATGAACCTGGCGCTGGGTTGGCCGGAGACTGAAGGACTTTCGGTGGTCGGGGTGGCGCCATGA
- the argF gene encoding ornithine carbamoyltransferase, protein MTRHFLRDDDLSPAEQAEVLELAAELKKNPYSRRPLDGPRGVAVLFDKNSTRTRFSFEVGIAQLGGHPVVVDSSKTQLGRDETLQDTAQVLSRYVDAIVWRTFGQERLEAMASTATVPVVNALSDEFHPCQVLADLQTIAEHKGSLRGLSLSYFGDGANNMAHSLMLGAVTAGMHVTIAAPEGFTPDPAVLAAAEQRAAATGASVSVTADADAAAAGADVLVTDTWTSMGQEADGLDRVEPFRPFQVNARLLGLAKPEAIVLHCLPAHRGDEITDEVMDGPASVVFDEAENRLHAQKALLVWLLERSR, encoded by the coding sequence ATGACCCGGCACTTCTTGCGCGACGACGACCTGTCCCCGGCCGAACAGGCCGAGGTCCTCGAGCTGGCCGCCGAGCTGAAGAAGAACCCGTACAGCCGTCGCCCGCTGGACGGGCCGCGCGGGGTCGCGGTGTTGTTCGACAAGAACTCCACCCGGACCCGCTTCTCCTTCGAGGTGGGTATCGCGCAGCTGGGCGGGCACCCCGTCGTCGTCGACAGCAGCAAGACCCAGCTGGGCCGCGACGAGACACTGCAGGACACCGCGCAGGTGCTGTCCCGTTACGTCGACGCGATCGTGTGGCGGACCTTCGGGCAGGAGCGGCTGGAGGCGATGGCCTCGACCGCGACGGTGCCGGTGGTCAACGCGCTGTCCGACGAGTTCCACCCCTGCCAGGTGCTGGCCGATCTGCAGACCATCGCCGAGCACAAGGGGTCGCTGCGCGGTTTGTCGCTGTCCTACTTCGGCGACGGCGCCAACAACATGGCACATTCGCTGATGCTCGGCGCGGTTACCGCCGGCATGCACGTGACGATCGCGGCGCCGGAGGGCTTCACGCCGGACCCCGCCGTGCTGGCCGCCGCCGAGCAGCGCGCCGCGGCGACCGGCGCTTCGGTCAGCGTGACAGCCGATGCCGACGCGGCCGCCGCGGGCGCCGACGTCTTGGTGACCGACACCTGGACGTCGATGGGACAGGAAGCCGACGGGCTGGACCGGGTCGAACCGTTTCGGCCGTTCCAGGTCAACGCACGCCTGCTGGGGCTGGCGAAACCGGAAGCCATTGTGCTGCACTGTCTTCCGGCCCACCGCGGCGACGAGATCACCGACGAGGTGATGGACGGACCGGCCAGCGTGGTCTTCGACGAGGCCGAGAACCGGCTGCATGCCCAGAAGGCGCTGTTGGTGTGGCTGCTGGAGCGGTCGCGATGA
- the argJ gene encoding bifunctional glutamate N-acetyltransferase/amino-acid acetyltransferase ArgJ, with product MTDIAAEEPAEASAARLVRTQGVTAAAGFRAAGIAAGIKASGARDLALVFNEGPDYAAAGVFTRNQVKAAPVLWTQQVLTTGRLRAVILNSGGANACTGPGGFQDTHTTAEAVASALSDWGTETGAVEIAVCSTGLIGDRLPMDKVLGGVTHIVHEMHGGLSGGDEAAQAIMTTDTVPKKVALHHQSNWTVGGMAKGAGMLAPSLATMLCVLTTDAVADSATLDHALRAATARTFDRLDVDGCCSTNDTVLLLASGASGITPSQAELDDAVRQVCDDLCLQLQSDAEGVTKRVTVTVTGASSEADAVTAARAVARDSLVKTAMFGSDPNWGRVVAAVGLAPGVFVDPDRITVSFNGFTVCVNGAGAPGSRDVDLSGTDIDVTVDLGLGVGQASIRTTDLSHAYVEENSAYST from the coding sequence ATGACCGACATCGCTGCTGAAGAGCCCGCCGAGGCGTCCGCTGCGCGGTTGGTGCGCACCCAGGGTGTCACCGCGGCCGCCGGCTTTCGGGCGGCCGGAATCGCGGCCGGGATCAAGGCTTCCGGTGCACGTGACCTCGCGCTGGTGTTCAACGAAGGACCCGACTATGCGGCCGCCGGGGTGTTCACCCGCAACCAGGTCAAGGCCGCGCCGGTGCTGTGGACCCAGCAAGTGCTCACCACCGGTCGGCTGCGCGCGGTGATCCTCAACTCCGGCGGTGCCAACGCCTGCACCGGGCCCGGCGGATTCCAGGACACCCACACCACCGCGGAGGCGGTTGCCAGCGCATTGTCGGACTGGGGAACTGAGACCGGGGCCGTCGAGATCGCGGTGTGCTCCACCGGGCTGATCGGCGACCGGCTGCCGATGGATAAGGTGCTCGGCGGCGTCACGCACATCGTGCACGAGATGCACGGCGGGCTCAGTGGTGGCGACGAGGCCGCCCAGGCGATCATGACCACCGACACGGTGCCCAAAAAGGTTGCGCTGCATCATCAAAGCAACTGGACGGTCGGCGGGATGGCCAAGGGCGCGGGCATGCTCGCGCCGTCGCTGGCCACCATGCTGTGTGTGCTGACCACCGACGCGGTCGCCGACTCCGCGACCCTCGACCACGCGCTGCGCGCCGCGACCGCGCGCACCTTCGATCGGCTCGACGTCGACGGCTGCTGCTCCACCAACGACACCGTGCTGCTGCTGGCCTCCGGTGCCAGTGGAATCACGCCGTCTCAGGCCGAGCTCGACGACGCCGTGCGGCAGGTCTGCGACGACCTGTGTCTTCAGCTGCAATCCGACGCCGAGGGGGTGACCAAGCGGGTCACCGTGACGGTGACCGGCGCTTCCTCCGAGGCCGACGCCGTGACGGCCGCCCGCGCGGTCGCCCGCGACAGCCTGGTCAAGACCGCGATGTTCGGCTCGGACCCCAACTGGGGCCGGGTGGTGGCCGCCGTCGGCCTGGCGCCGGGGGTCTTCGTCGATCCTGATCGAATCACCGTGTCGTTCAACGGGTTTACCGTCTGCGTCAACGGGGCAGGGGCTCCGGGCTCGCGCGACGTGGACCTGTCCGGGACCGACATCGACGTCACCGTCGACCTCGGCCTGGGCGTCGGTCAAGCGTCGATCCGGACCACCGACCTGTCGCATGCCTATGTCGAAGAGAACTCGGCCTACAGCACATGA
- the argB gene encoding acetylglutamate kinase codes for MTTNINTDELSTQVKAQVLAEALPWLIQLHGKIVVVKYGGNAMTDETLRQAFAADMAFLRNCGIHPVVVHGGGPQITAMLRRLGIDKSDFKGGFRVTTPEVLDVARMVLFGQVGRELVNLINAYGPYAVGITGEDAQLFTAVRRSVTVDGVATDIGLVGDVDKVNTAAVLDLIAARRIPVVSTLAPDAEGVVHNINADTAAAALAEALGAEKLLMLTDVEGLYTSWPDRDSLVSEIDTATLAQLLPTLEAGMIPKIEACLRAVTAGVPSAHVIDGRVKHCVLVELFTHAGTGTKVVPA; via the coding sequence ATGACGACGAACATCAACACCGACGAACTGTCCACGCAAGTCAAGGCACAAGTGCTCGCCGAAGCACTGCCCTGGCTCATCCAGTTGCACGGCAAGATCGTCGTGGTCAAATACGGCGGCAACGCGATGACCGACGAGACGCTGCGCCAGGCCTTCGCCGCCGACATGGCGTTCCTGCGCAACTGCGGAATCCATCCCGTCGTCGTGCACGGCGGCGGCCCGCAGATCACCGCGATGCTGCGCCGGCTCGGCATCGACAAGAGTGACTTCAAGGGCGGATTCCGGGTCACCACACCGGAAGTGCTCGACGTCGCGCGGATGGTGCTGTTCGGACAGGTGGGCCGCGAACTGGTCAACCTGATCAATGCCTACGGACCGTACGCCGTCGGCATCACCGGCGAGGACGCTCAGCTGTTCACCGCGGTGCGGCGCAGCGTCACCGTCGACGGAGTGGCCACCGACATCGGCCTGGTCGGTGACGTCGACAAGGTCAACACCGCCGCGGTGCTGGATCTGATTGCGGCGCGGCGCATTCCGGTGGTCTCGACGCTTGCGCCCGACGCCGAGGGCGTGGTGCACAACATCAACGCCGACACCGCCGCGGCCGCGCTGGCCGAGGCGCTGGGCGCCGAAAAGCTGTTGATGCTCACCGATGTCGAGGGCCTGTACACCAGCTGGCCGGATCGCGATTCGCTGGTCAGCGAAATCGACACCGCCACATTGGCGCAACTGCTACCCACATTGGAGGCGGGCATGATCCCGAAGATCGAAGCGTGTCTGCGGGCCGTCACCGCGGGCGTGCCCAGCGCACACGTCATCGACGGCAGGGTCAAGCACTGCGTGCTGGTCGAGCTGTTCACCCACGCCGGGACCGGCACCAAGGTGGTCCCGGCGTGA
- a CDS encoding acetylornithine transaminase, with protein MRQRWEAVMMNNYGTPPIALASGAGAVVTDVDGKSYLDLLAGIAVNVLGHGHPAVIEAVTQQLSTLGHTSNLYATEPGVALAEELVALLGTDTVTRVFFCNSGTEANEMAFKMSRLTGRTKLVAAQEGFHGRTMGSLALTGQPAKQAPFEPLPGDITHVPYGDADALAAAVDDQTAAVFLEPIMGESGVVVPPPGYLAAAREITARHGALLVLDEVQTGIGRTGAFFAHQHDGITPDVVTLAKGLGGGLPIGAVLAIGPAADLLTPGLHGSTFGGNPVCTAAARAVLRVLVDDDLIRRAEMLGKSLRQGIESLGHPLIDHTRGRGLLCGVVLTEPRAKAVEAAAREAGFLVNATGADVIRLAPPLVITDAQIDSFLTALPAILDKAAA; from the coding sequence ATGCGGCAGCGGTGGGAAGCCGTGATGATGAACAACTACGGCACCCCGCCGATCGCGCTGGCCAGTGGTGCGGGCGCGGTGGTCACCGACGTGGACGGCAAGAGCTACCTGGACCTGCTGGCCGGCATCGCGGTCAACGTGCTCGGCCACGGCCACCCGGCCGTCATTGAGGCTGTCACGCAACAGCTGTCGACGCTGGGGCACACCTCGAACCTGTACGCCACCGAACCCGGTGTCGCGCTGGCCGAGGAATTGGTGGCCCTGCTGGGCACCGATACCGTGACCCGGGTGTTCTTCTGCAACTCGGGCACCGAGGCCAACGAGATGGCATTCAAGATGTCGCGGCTCACCGGCCGCACGAAATTGGTTGCCGCGCAAGAGGGTTTCCACGGCCGAACGATGGGTTCGCTGGCGCTGACCGGCCAGCCGGCCAAGCAGGCGCCGTTCGAGCCGTTGCCCGGCGACATCACGCACGTGCCCTACGGTGACGCCGATGCGCTGGCGGCCGCCGTCGACGACCAGACCGCGGCGGTATTCCTGGAGCCGATCATGGGGGAGAGCGGTGTCGTCGTCCCGCCGCCGGGCTACCTGGCCGCGGCGCGCGAGATCACGGCGCGGCACGGCGCCCTGCTCGTGCTCGACGAGGTGCAGACCGGAATCGGGCGCACCGGAGCCTTTTTCGCCCACCAGCACGACGGCATCACCCCCGATGTGGTGACGCTGGCCAAGGGGCTCGGCGGCGGACTGCCGATCGGAGCGGTGCTGGCCATCGGGCCCGCTGCCGACCTGTTGACACCCGGCCTGCACGGCAGCACGTTCGGCGGCAACCCGGTGTGTACCGCCGCCGCACGCGCGGTGCTGCGGGTACTCGTCGACGACGACCTGATCCGGCGCGCCGAGATGTTGGGCAAGTCGCTGCGCCAGGGCATCGAATCGCTGGGCCACCCGCTGATCGACCACACCCGCGGCCGCGGGCTGTTGTGCGGCGTGGTGCTGACCGAGCCACGGGCCAAGGCCGTCGAGGCCGCCGCGCGCGAGGCCGGATTCCTGGTCAACGCAACGGGAGCCGACGTCATCCGGTTGGCGCCGCCGCTGGTGATCACCGACGCCCAGATCGACAGCTTCCTCACGGCGCTGCCCGCGATCCTGGACAAGGCCGCGGCATGA